A window of Microbispora hainanensis genomic DNA:
TCCAGCGCCCACTGAAGGACGGGGGCCAGCCCGTCGTCACCGGAACGCGGCACCGGAGCCTCGATGTACTGCGCCTGCCCGCCGGGCCGATGCGCGGGCGTGACCATGCGCCGGGCGACCTGGTTGGCGACCTCGGCGCCGAGGTCGGTCCGGACGAGATGCAGGCACAGGTCGATCCCGGCGGTGCGTCCCGCGCTGGTGAGCACGTCGCCCTCGTCCACGTAGAGGACGGCGGGATCGACCCGGACGCGGGGATGACGCGCGCTGAGGATGCCGGTGTACATCCAGTGTGTGGTGGCCCGCCGCCCGTCGAGGAGCCCCGCTGCGGCCAGGACGAAGGCGCCCGTGCAGAGTGAGACGATCCGGGCGCCGTTCGCGTGCGCTTCACGTAGGGCTTCCGGCAGTCCCGATTCGGTGATGCCGGCCGCGCCGCCCGTGTCGTCCGCGTTGCGCGTGCCGCCCGTGCGGCCCACGTCGCCCGCGAGCACGGCGTCGGCCGAAATCGCGGGGACCACCACGGTGTCGGCCGTGGTGAGAGTGTGGAAGTCGTAGGGCGTGTGCAGCGCGAACCCGTTCTGCGTACGCGTCGTCCCGGGCCGGGCGGCGCACAGCCGCAGTTCATACCAGGGATCGGTGAGCTCGCGGCGGTCGGTTCCGAAGATCTCACAGGCGATGGACAGCTCGAACATCGGCATGTCCGCAATGACGGCGAGGGCCACGATGCCGGGAACGGCTCTCATGCGATCACCATAACGGCAGGATTTTGATGGATGGCGGCAGTTCTGCCACTCGTCCGCGCGCGGCGCCCCGGCGAACCTGATAGGCGTGAACAACGCGACTTCCACTGCTTCGTCGCCTGATCCGTCGGCTGCCGCGTCGCCCACTACGTCGCCCACTACGTCGCCCACTACGTCGCCCACTACGTCGCCTGCTTCGACGGCTGCCGCGTCGGCTGGTCCGTCGGCGAGACGGCAGGCGTCCGGGCCCGCGTTCGCGCTGACGGCGGGGGTCATCGGGCTCTGCCTCGCCGCGTCGGCCGTGCCGTCTCCGCTGTACAGGCTGTACGCGGTCCGATGGCATCTGCCGACCTCCACCGTGACCTTGATCTACGCCACGTACTGCCTGGGGGTGCTGGCCTCGCTGCTGGTCTTCGGCCGGGTCTCCGACACCTGGGGCCGCAGGCCGGTCGTCATGACGGGCCTGTCCGGCCTGCTCGTCGCGATGGGCCTGTTCGGGTTCGCGTCCGGCGCCGCCTGGCTGTTCGCCGCCCGCGCGGTGCAGGGGCTGGCCACCGGCATCGCGATCAGCGCGTCCGGCGCCGCCCTGCTGGAGTTGCGGCAGGGCCGCGATCCGGCCACGGCCAGTCTCGCCAACGTCGTCGCCAGCGCCCTGGGCGTCGGGGCCGGCGGTCTGCTCGGCGCGGTGCTCCTGCAGTTCGCGCCGGCACCGCTGGTCACCCCGTTCGTCGTGCTCGCCGTGCTGGTCGCCGTTCTGCTGCTGGGCATGACGACGGTCCCCGAGACCGTGCCACGGGTGTCACGCTCCGGGCTCCGGATCGCGACACCGGGCGTGCCACGGCAGATCCGCGCGCCGTTCGTCGTCGCGGGCCTCGCGATCACCTGCGCCTGGTCGATCATCGGCATCTACCTGGGACTCGCCGGCACGCTGGCCCCCGCTCTCCTCCACACCGCGAGCTCGCTCGCGGCCGGTCTGGCCATCCTGGCTCTGGGAGGCGCGTCGGCGGTGCCGCCCCTGGTCGCGCGGGCGCTGCCCCCGGCCGTCCAGATCGTCTGGGGGACGCTCGCGCTCATCGGGGGCATCGCGTCGATGGCGTGGTCGCTGTCCGCCGACAGCGCCGTGTTGTTCGTCGCGGCCAGCGTGGTGATCGGCATCGGCGTCGGCTTCGCGATGTTCGGCGCACTGCGCACCGTCGGTGCCGCCGCGCCGCCGGACGGCCGGGCTCGGGTCATGGCCGCCTTCTACATCGTCGCCTATGCCGCGATCTCGTTGCCCGCCGTCGCCGCGGGGTTCGTCGCACAGCGGCTGGGAGCGGAGGCGACGTTCCAGATCTTCGGCGCGGGCATCGTCGCCGTCTCGGTCGGCACCCTGCTGCCGGCCCTGGCGCGGCACCGTGCCCAGCATCGTGCCCAGCATCGTGCCTGACACAGTGCCTGACGGACACCGTGCGCCCAACGCCGTGCGCAGCACGGTGCCCGGCCGCGTGCCTGCGCCGTGCCCGGACGCGTTCCGGAGTTGCGCCGGGACTGTGCCAGGACCCGTGCCGGGCCGGAGCCCCGCCGGGCCACGGACGTGATCACGTTTGCTGGACGCGACGGACCCCGCCGAGTATCGCCCGGTGGGTCGGGCCCTCGGCTAGCTGCGGATGCGCAGGCCGCGTGGGGTGGGATGGAACCCGGCGGCTTCCAGGGCCTGCGCCAGGGGCGAGTCGGTGATGGCGGTGCCGTCCGCCCGCTCGACCGTCAGCTTCCCCAGGGCCCCCCGCTTCACGGCGACGGCCAGGGCCTGCACGGCCGGCCGCAGGTCCTCCTCGGGCCCGTACGAGAGCAGGGTCTTCCCGCCGCGCTCCACGTAGAGGATCAGCGTGCCCTCCACCAGCACCACCAGCGCGCCCGCCTTGCGGCCCGGCTTGTGGGCCACGTCGTCGGCGCGGTCCGGCCAGGGCAGGGCCGCGCCGTAGGGGTTGGCCGGGTCGGTCGCCGCGAGCACGACCGCACGGCGGGGCGGCGGCGGGGCGGGGATCGACCACAGGTCCTCGGCCGGATCGGGGCGTGTGGACGACTGCGCGGAGGACCGTGTGGATGACATGGCGCGCATGCGGTCGACCGCGCCCGGCAGGGCGAACTGGGCGCCGCCCAGACCTTCGACGAAGTAGCCCCGGCGGCACCGGCCGCTCTCCTCGAACGCGCGCAGCACCTGGTAGACGGCGGAGAAGCCGCCGGGCAGGCGTTCGGCGGTGATGCCGCCCCGCGTCAGCACGCCGTGCCGCTCCAGCAGGACCTCGGCCTGGGCGTGGGCCCGCTGAGTGCCGTCGGCCGACGGTGCGGGCAGCAGCCACCATCGGCCGCTCACGGTCGGCGGGCCGCTTCTCGTCGGCAGCACCGCGCGGTGGCGCCTGGTCGCCGGTGGCCGGTGGGCGGGCCGCCCGGTGCCCAGCGTCGAGCGAAGCGGGGCGAGCGTGTCGCCGGTGATCCGGCCGGCCCAGACAAGGTCCCACAGGGCCGCCGCCAGCGTCGTATCGTCCGGCGCTGCGTTCCCGGGTGTGACACCCCGTGCGGTGTCCCCGGGCGTGGTATCCGCCGCCGCGTTTCCAGGCCTGACATCCGGTGTCGTGCTCGCGGGTGCGCCACCCGGCGTCGCACGGCCGGGTGTGACACCCCGCTCGGTGTCCCCGCGCACGGTACCCGCCGCCGCGTTTCCAGGCGTGACGTCCGGTGTCGTGTTCGCGGGTGTGACCCCCGGCGTCGGGCCGATGGCTCCCGGCTGCGGGGCGCCGGTGGCGCGGCCGAGGATTCTGGCCCGGCGGGCCGAGGCGGCGTCAGGGCCGGACAGAGGCGGCACCGCATCGCCGAGCGCCGCCGCCGCGATCCGGTTGGACAGCTCGCGGAAGAACAGCGCGCCGCCCCCGCTCAGGATCTCCAGGATCTGCTCGTGCAGCGGAGTCATGCTGATCTCCGACGGCTCGGGGAGCAGCAGGGGCGCGGTGTCGGCGAAGTAGAGACCGACCCATCCGTCGCCGCCGGGCAGGGACCCCTGGCCCACCCAGACGACCTCTCCTGACGAGGTCAGTTCGTCGAGGAGCGCGGGGGAGTATCCGGGCACCCGCGCGGGGAGCACCAGCGACTCCAGCGCGGAAGCGGGGACGGCCGCCCCCTGCAACCGTTCGATCGCCGTGATCAGCGCGTCCATGGCCCGCGCCGAGCCGTGGCCCTGGCCGCCGTGGGCGCCGGGCTCCGCGAGCCCGGTCCCGCCGCCGGCCTGCCAGCCGCCCGGTCCGCTCTGCGAGCCACCAGCCTGCGCGCCGCCGCCCTGCCGACCTCCGGCGTGCCAGCCCTCAGCCTGCCCGCCGCCGGTCCCACCCTGCCGGCCGCCGCCCTGGCCGCCGGGTCCGCGCTGTGCGCCGCCGGTCTGGCCGGCGCTGGTCCCGCCTTGCCAGCCGCCGGGTCCGCCTTGCCAACTGCCGCCCTGGCCGCTGCCGGCCGGTGCGCCGCTCTGCGGGACGATGCCGTGCCAGGCGGGCAGGAACGCCGCCAGCGTCTCCGGAGGGACCGGCTCGACCTCCTTGCGGAGCCGCGCCAGCGACCGCCGCCGCAGCAGCCGCAGCACCCCGGCGTCACACCACTCCTCGCCCCGGCCGCCGGGGCGGAACTCGCCCGCGACCACCCTGCCCGCCGCCGCGAGACGGCGCAGCGCCTCGTCCACCACCGCCACGCCCACACCGAAGCGCGCGGCGGCCGTGCCGGAGGCGAACGGCCCACGAGTGCGGGCGTGGCGCGCGACCAGGTCGCCGAGCGGATCGGGGGCGGCGGCCCGGCCCGCCGCGCCGGACCCACCCCCGAGGGGCGCTTCGAGGAACTCATGCGGGACGCCCACCGGCAACGGCACCCCGAGCGCGTCGCGCAGCCGCCAGGCGTCCTCCACCGCGGCCCATTGCTCGTGGCCCGCCACGCGCACCCGGATGGCCCTGCGCGCCCGCTCCAGGTCGGCGAGCCAGCCGGGGTCTCCCTCACGGATCGAGACGTCCTGGGCGAGCAGCGGGCCGTGCGAGCGCAGCAGGTCGGCGAGGTCCTCGGCGTCGCGCAGCGGCCTGTCCAGCCGCGCCAGCTCGCGCTCGGTCTCGGCCACGACATCCGGATCGAGCAGTTCCCGCAGGTCGGCCTGTCCCATGAGCTCGGCGAGGAGCGCGGTGTCGAGGGCGAGCGCCTGCGCCCGCCGTTCGGCCAGCGGCGCGTCACCCTCGTACATGAACGCGCCGATGTAGTTGAACAGCAGCGACGCCGCGAACGGGGACGCCTGGGAGGTCTCCACCTCGACCACCCGCACCCGGCGGGCGGCCACGTCGCGCATGAGCTCCACCAGGCCCGGCACGTCGAAGACGTCCTGCAGGCACTCGCGCATCGTCTCCAGCACCACCGGGAACCCGGCGTACTTGCTCGCGACGCCGAGCAGGTGGGCCGCACGCTGGCGCTGCTGCCACAGCGGGCTGCGCCTGCCGGGCGAGCGGCGGGGCAGCAGGAGGGCGCGTCCGGCGCACTCACGGAACCGGGAGGCGAACAGAGCCGAGCCCCCCAGCTCCTCGATCACGATCTCCTCGATCTCCTCGGCGTCGAACACCGCGACGTCGGTCGGCGCGTCCTCGAAGGTGTCGGGCACGCGCAGCACGATGCCGTCGTCGGAGTGGACGGCCTGAACGTCGATGCCGTACCGCTCGCGCAGCCGCCGCCCGATGGCCAGCGCCCAGGGGGCGTGGACCCGCGCCCCGAAGGGGGAGTGGATCACCACGCGCCAGTCGCCCAGCTCGTCGCGGAACCGCTCGACCACGAGCGTGCGGTCGTCGGGCACATAGCCCGTCGCCTCCCGCTGCTCGGCGAGGTAGGCGAGCAAATTGCCCACGGCGTAGTCGTCGAGCCCCGCCGCGCGGATGCGCTCGCGCACCTTCGCCGGGTCGCCCCGGCCGCCCGCCCCGGCGGCGGACAGCTCGCGGAGGAACGCGCCGATCGCCCGGCCGAGCTCGGCGGGCCGGCCCGGCGTGTCGCCGTGCCAGAACGGCAGCTTGCCCGGTTGCCCGGGAGCGGGGGAGACCAGCACCCGGTCGGCGGTGATGTCCTCGATCCGCCACGAGGTCGCGCCCAGCACGAACACGTCGCCGACGCGGGACTCGTAGACCATCTCCTCGTCCAGCTCGCCCACGCGCGACGCCTTCTCGCCCACCAGGAACACGCCGAACAGCCCGCGGTCGGGGATGGTGCCCCCGTTGGTCACCGCCAGGCGCTGGGCCCCGGGACGGCCCTGGAGGGTGCCCGTCACCCTGTCCCAGACGATGCGCGGCCGCAGTTCGGCGAACTCCTCGCTCGGGTAGCGCCCGGCGAGCATGTCGAGCGTCGCCTCCAGCGCGCTGCGCGGCAGCGTGGCGTACGGCGCGGCCCGGCGCACCAGCGTCTCCAGCGAGTCGACGGTCCACTCGTCTAGTGCGGTCATCGCGACGATCTGCTGGGCGAGCACGTCGAGGGGGTTGCGCGGATAGCGGATCTCCTCGATCTGCCCCGCGCGCATGCGCTCGGCCACGACGGCCGTCTGGACCAGGTCACCCCGATACTTGGGGAAGATCACGCCACGGGACACGGCCCCGACCTGGTGTCCGGCGCGGCCGATGCGCTGCAGGCCGCTCGCCACGCTGGGCGGCGCCTCGACACAGGCCACCAGATCGACCGAGCCCATGTCGATGCCCAGCTCCAGGCTGGAGGTGGCGACCACGGCGGGCAGGCGGCCCGACTTCAGCGCCTCCTCGATCTGGGACCGCTCCTCCTTGGAGACGGAGCCGTGATGCGCGCGCACCACCTCGGGGATCACGCCGCCCGAGGCCCCCGCCTGGGCCATCAGCTCCGACGGCATGGCCGCCTGGCCGGTCCGCCGGACGTCCCCGCGGGGCGGCTCAGGCCACGAGGCGTCCGCGTGCTCGGTGTCCCCGTGCGCGGTGTTCCCGTGCGCGGTGTTCCCGTTCGCGGTGTCCGCGTGCGCGGTGTCCGAGGGGTGAGCATCGGGGTCTTCGCGCAGACCCGACCATCGCGCGTGCAACTCCTCGAAGGCGTCCGACCAGTGGGCCGGATCCCCCGGGCTCGGACTGTCGCCCGGCGCGGGTGCGGTGCGCCGTTCCCAGGCGAGCTCGTTGAGCCGGGTGCACAGACGCTCCGACAGACGCCGCGAGTTGGCGAAGACGATCGTGGACCGATGGGCCTCGATCAGGTCGAGAAGGTGCTCCTCGACATGCGGCCAGATGCTTCTGCGGTGCTCCGGCGACTCGCCGTCGGCGCCGGGCGGAGGCGGTGCCAGCTCGGTCATGTCCTCGACCGGCACCACGACGTCGACCTCGATGACCTTCTCGGAGGGCGGCTGCACGACCGTGGCCGGACGGGACCCGCCGAGGAACGTCGCCACCTCCTCGACCGGCCGTACGGTCGCCGACAGGCCGATGCGCTGGGCCGGAGCGGGCAGCAGGGCGTCGAGCCGCTCCAGGGTCAGCGCGAGGTGCGCCCCGCGCTTGGTCCCCGCGACGGCGTGGACCTCGTCCACGATCACGGTCTCGACGCCGCGCAGCGCCTCGCGCGCCTGCGAGGTGAGGATCAGGAACAGGGATTCGGGCGTCGTGATCAGGATGTCGGACGGCCGGGCCGCGAAACGACGCCGTTCCTCGGCCGCGGTGTCTCCGGAACGGATCGCAACCGAGATGTCGGGGGCGGGCAGGCCCATCCGCAGCGCCGTCTGCCGGATGCCCGTGAGCGGAGCCCGAAGGTTCCGCTCGACGTCCACCGCGAGAGCCTTCAGCGGGGAGACGTACACGACCCGGCAGGGCCGGGGCGGCCCCGCGTCGCCCTTCCGGCCGCGTCGCGCACCGCGGCGGCCGCCTGGCCCCCGCGCCTCGGCCCCCGGCGAGGAAGGACGGTCCGCCTCGGCTCCCGGCGAAGCCGGGCCCGTCGTGTGCTCGACGGCGAGGCGATCGACGGCCCAGAGGAAGGCGGCGAGCGTCTTGCCCGACCCGGTGGGCGCGACCACGAGCGTGTTCTCACCGCGCGCGATCGACGACCACGCGCCCTCCTGCGCGGCGGTCGGCGTCGCGAAGGCGCCGGTGAACCACTCCCTGGTCACCGGGCTGAATCCGTCGAGCGCACCCACCTGCCCATCATGCATCGCCCCACCGACAGAAAACGCCGCACCGCCATCCCGCCGCCGGGCGACGGGCATCGCCGGGAGCGGAGCGCGCCGGAACGGAGGAGACGGCGAACGCGGCTGCTCCCTTTACGCGTCTGGTACGAGATGCTGCTGTCGGGACATGCTTCCTCAGTATGGAAATCGACTACGCGGCCATCGAGGCGGAGCGCGCGCGGATTCGCGAACGCTACCTGAGCGAGCGCCGTGCCCCCAGCAGCGCAAGGGGTCTGCACCACTTCGCACTGATCTCGTCCGACGTCGAGCGGACCATCCGCTTCTACCAGGAGCTCCTCGAGTTCCCGCTGACCGAGATCTTCGAGAACCGCGACTACCGCGGGTCCAACCACTTCTTCTTCGACATCGGCAACGGCAACCTGCTGGCTTTCTTCGACCTCCCCGGCCTCGACCTGGAGCCGTACAAGGAGGTTCTCGGCGGGCTCCACCACATCGCGATCTCCGTGGAGCGGGCGACGTGGGAGCGCCTGCGCGGCAAGCTCGACGCCGCCGGGGTGCCCTACCAGGTGGAGAGCGGCGCCTCGATCTACTTCCGCGACCCGGACGGCGCGCGCCTGGAACTGCTCGCCGATCCCCTGGGCGAGATGTACGGCTCCCGCGTCATGTGACCCCGTCTCCCGACAGCGGGGTGGAAGGCGCCCGCGGCCCGGACGAGCATCCGGGCCGCGGCGTCATACTGAACGCATGCGCCTCACAGACTTCTGGAACAGGATGCGCCGCCACTTCGGTGAGGCGTACGCGGAGTCGTGGGCGAAGGACTACGTGATCTCCGGGCTCGGCGGGCGTACGGTCGAGCAGGCCCTCGCGGAGGGCGTGGCGGCCAAGCGGGTCTGGCAGGCCGTCTGCCAGGAGGTCGACGTGGACCCCAGGCTGCGCTGATTCCTCTCTCCTTCTGAGCGGCGGGCCGCGCGGGCGTTGTCGCTCCGTGGCGGCCTCCGTCCCGCGCCGCGGCGGTGTGGTCCCGCCACACGCCGATTCGTCCATGCCCCATGCCTTCCGTCGCCTATGGCAATCACTTGAACGACGGTTGAGTGCTTGCTAGCGTGTTGACTGGATGAACACGGAGGAAGGGCATGACCGGAGATCACTTCAGTCCCGATGAGGCGCTTCAGGAGATAGGGCGCGTGGATCGGCAGGTCAGGCATTCATCGCGCGGGCCCGGGCGGGCATACCTGCTCGTGGGACTGGCCACGATGCTCTACTGGCCGGCGATGTTCCTCGGTGGCCGGCCGCTGCCGATGCTCGCCGGGGTCGGGTGGATCATCCTGACGGTCGCCCTGTGCGTGTACTGGGCCCGGCTGCGGGTGCACAACCGGCTGCTGAAGCAGATCAACAGGCCGATCTCGGCCGCGTACGTGGTGACGATGATGGTGCCGTTCGTCGTCGGCATGTGCCTGCGTCCCGACCGGCCCGATACGGGCTGGACGGTGGTGCTCGTCGCGCTGTCGGTGCTCGCCGGGCTGCCCCTGGTGTACGGCGGACTCCGCCTGATGAGGAGCTGATGAGAGTCCATCCACGCCACGAGCTCGACGAGATCATCCACGCGCCGGTGCGGCTGTCGATCATGGCGGCCCTGGCGGCGGCGGACAAGGCCGACTTCCGCTTCCTCCGCGACACCATCGAGGTCAGCGACTCGCTGCTCAGCAAGCACATCCTCACGCTCGAAGAGGCCGGCTACGTCCACGTGGAGAAGACCTTCGTCGGCAAGCGGGCGCGCACCTGGCTCTCGCTGACCGATCAGGGGCGTGCGGCCTTCGAGACCTACATGGACGTTCTGCGACGGATTGTGGAGGCAACCCCCCGTGCTTGAAATCGACGGCCTGCGCAAACGCTATGGAGACAAGACCGCCCTCGACGGGGTGGGCTTCGCCGTACGGCCGGGCGAGATGTTCGGGTTCGTCGGCGCCAACGGCGCGGGCAAGACGACGACGATGCGGATCGTCATGGGCGTGCTCGACGCCGACTCCGGCGAGGTGCGCCTCGGCGGTCGCCCCCTGACGTACGACGACCGCCGGACGTTCGGCTACATGCCGGAGGAGCGCGGCCTCTACCAGAAGATGAAGGTCGCCGAGCAGATCGAATACTTCGGCAGGCTCCACGGGCTCGCCCCGGCCGCCGCGCGCTCGGCCACCGACGCCCTGATCGAACGGCTCGGCCTGGTCGAGCGGCGCGACGACGCCGTGGAGGCGCTGTCGCTCGGCAACCAGCAGCGGGTGCAGCTCGCGGTCGCGCTCGTCCACGAACCGGCGGTCCTGATCCTCGACGAGCCGTTCTCGGGCCTCGACCCGCTGGCGGTCGACGCGCTCGCGGAGGTGCTCAAGGACCGCGCCGCCGCGGGCGTGCCGGTGATCTTCTCCAGTCACCAGCTCGACCTGGTCGAACAGCTCTGCGACTCGGTCGGCATCATCTCGGCGGGCCGGATGGTGGCGTACGGACCGGTCGGCGAGCTGCGCGAGCGGGAGGGCCGCGGGGTGCTGCGGGTCGTGGTCAGGGACGCCGCGCCCGGCTGGGCCGACGGCCTGCCCGGCGAGCTCACCCGCGAGGGCGACCGCGACGTCCTGCTGTGCGACGAGGGCGACGACCAGGACATCCTGCGTACGGCGATGGGAGCCGGCCGGGTCGAGCACTTCGGCCGCAGGCAGCCGACGCTGGCCGAGATCTTCAGGGAGGCGGTGGCATGAACGGCCTGTGGCTGGTGGCCCAGCGGGAGATCCGCACGCGCATCAGGACGAAGTCGTACCTGATCAGTCTGGCGGTCAGCGCGGTCCTGGTGGCGGCGCTCGCGTTCCTGCCGAAGGTCCTGGGTGGCGACGACACCTACGACGTCGGCGTGGTGGGCGAGGCGCCCCCGCCCGCTGCCCAACTCGCGTACTCCCGGCTGCCGGACGAGGCGGCGGCGCGGAAGGCCGTGGTCGACGGGGACCTCGACGCGGCCCTGATCAATGGAAACAAGGTCCTCGCGAACGGCGAACTCGACCAGCGGCTGGGACTGATCCTGGAGAGCGCCCACCGCGACGCGCAGATCAAGGCGGCCGGTCTCACGATCACGCCGCTGACGGTGGAGTCGGTCGGCGCCGACGCCCGCTATCAGGGTGTGCGCACCGGCATCGCCACCCTGATCGTGATGGTGCTGTTCTTCCTACTCATCTACTCCTCGATGTTCGTCGCGATGGGCGTGGTCGAGGAGAAGGGCAGCCGCATCGTGGAGATCCTGCTCACCTCGGTGCGTCCCTGGCAGCTCCTGGGCGGAAAGATCGTCGGGCTGGGGGCGCTGGGGCTGGTCAACCTTGTCGTGGTCATCGCCGCCGGTCTGTCGGCGTCGTCCGCGACCGGCTTCACGGCCGACCTGCCGCCCGGAATGGGGGGAATCGTGGTCAGCGCGGTCGTCTGGTTCGTGCTGGGCTACGCCTTCTTCTCGGCGCTCGCCGCCGCCTTCGGCTCCCTGGTGTCGCGGCAGGAGGAGCTCAACAGCGTCCTGACGCCGATGACCATGCTCATGATGTTCACCTACCTGACGGCCTACTTCGCCGCCGTCGAGCCGACGGGCACGGTCGCGCGCGTGCTGTCGTTCGTGCCGCCGTTCTCCTCGATGGTCATGCCCGTCCGTACGGCGGCCGTCGACGTGCCGCTGGTGGAGATCCTCATCGCCGCGGTGCTCATGGTCGTGGCCGTGGTGGCCGTCCTGCTGGGCGCGGCCCGCGTCTATCAGCGGGCGGTGCTCCGCACCGGCGCCCGGGTGAAGCTGGGCGAGGTCGTCCGCTGACGGCAGGGTGAACCCGTTCGCTGGTGGCAGGGCGAGGTCCTTCGCTGGTGGCAGGGCGAGGTCGTTCGCTCCCGGCGGGGGGTGAGGCGTTCTCTGACGGCGGGGGCGAGGCGTTCGCTCCCGGCGGGGCGCGGACGGAGGATCATGGGGGCCGGGAGAGGGCCTGACCGATCAGCTCGGCCGCACGGCCGGGGTCGTCGGCGCTCTCCTGGCCGCCCGGAGCCCACAGGAACATCCATCCTTCCCCGGAGGGCGTCGCGAAGACGATCGTCTGCCTGCCGGTGCCGGGGTGCCGGACGGACAGGACCGGATCGTCCGTGCCGAGCAGCCGCGCGGAAAGACCCTGCCCGGACAGTCGCGCCGCGAGCGCCTCAAGGCGGGCCAGACGCTGTCGGCTGTAGTCGCCGGTGCCCGTCACGTAGCCCCTCCAGCGGGGAGATCCAGCTTCGCTACAAGAATCGTCGCAGGTCAGCGCGCTGACAACCACGGCAGGGTAAGGCCCGGGAATGTAACGGCACGGTTGGGACGCCGTTCGTCCCCGGCTCGGCCGCGGTTCCGCATGTGATCGAACAGTCGTTCGGCTATATTGGACTGGTCGCCGCCGGGGTGCGCGCCGTCAGGTCGCCGGGGCGCGACAGGCTCCCGGCCCACCTCTCGGGGCGGTGTGCGGGAAGCTCCGGAAAATGTCGGTGGCACCCCGTAGCTTTTCGGTGACCGAGCAGACGACACCCTTCAGGGGGCACCCAATGGCAATCAACGACCGCGAGAAGGCCCTTGAGACCGCCCTCGCGCAAATCGAGCGGCAGTTCGGCAAGGGCAGTGTCATGCGCCTCGGAGACGAGGCGCGTGCCCCGATCGAGGTCATCCCCACCGGTTCGATCGCTCTCGACGTCGCCCTCGGCATCGGCGGCTATCCCCGCGGCCGGATCGTCGAGGTGTACGGCCCAGAGTCCTCCGGTAAGACGACGGTCGCCCTGCACGCCGTGGCCAACGCCCAGAAGGGCGGCGGCATCGCCGCGTTCATCGACGCCGAGCACGCCCTCGACCCCGAGTACGCCAAGAAGCTGGGCGTCGACGTCGACGCGTTGCTCGTCTCCCAGCCGGACACCGGTGAGCAGGCGCTGGAGATCGCGGACATGCTGATCCGCTCCGGCGCCGTCGACATCATCGTGATCGACTCGGTGGCGGCCCTCGTGCCGAAGGCCGAGATCGAGGGCGAGATGGGCGACAGCCACGTCGGTCTCCAGGCCCGCCTGATGTCGCAGGCCCTGCGCAAGATCGC
This region includes:
- a CDS encoding Lhr family helicase, which encodes MHDGQVGALDGFSPVTREWFTGAFATPTAAQEGAWSSIARGENTLVVAPTGSGKTLAAFLWAVDRLAVEHTTGPASPGAEADRPSSPGAEARGPGGRRGARRGRKGDAGPPRPCRVVYVSPLKALAVDVERNLRAPLTGIRQTALRMGLPAPDISVAIRSGDTAAEERRRFAARPSDILITTPESLFLILTSQAREALRGVETVIVDEVHAVAGTKRGAHLALTLERLDALLPAPAQRIGLSATVRPVEEVATFLGGSRPATVVQPPSEKVIEVDVVVPVEDMTELAPPPPGADGESPEHRRSIWPHVEEHLLDLIEAHRSTIVFANSRRLSERLCTRLNELAWERRTAPAPGDSPSPGDPAHWSDAFEELHARWSGLREDPDAHPSDTAHADTANGNTAHGNTAHGDTEHADASWPEPPRGDVRRTGQAAMPSELMAQAGASGGVIPEVVRAHHGSVSKEERSQIEEALKSGRLPAVVATSSLELGIDMGSVDLVACVEAPPSVASGLQRIGRAGHQVGAVSRGVIFPKYRGDLVQTAVVAERMRAGQIEEIRYPRNPLDVLAQQIVAMTALDEWTVDSLETLVRRAAPYATLPRSALEATLDMLAGRYPSEEFAELRPRIVWDRVTGTLQGRPGAQRLAVTNGGTIPDRGLFGVFLVGEKASRVGELDEEMVYESRVGDVFVLGATSWRIEDITADRVLVSPAPGQPGKLPFWHGDTPGRPAELGRAIGAFLRELSAAGAGGRGDPAKVRERIRAAGLDDYAVGNLLAYLAEQREATGYVPDDRTLVVERFRDELGDWRVVIHSPFGARVHAPWALAIGRRLRERYGIDVQAVHSDDGIVLRVPDTFEDAPTDVAVFDAEEIEEIVIEELGGSALFASRFRECAGRALLLPRRSPGRRSPLWQQRQRAAHLLGVASKYAGFPVVLETMRECLQDVFDVPGLVELMRDVAARRVRVVEVETSQASPFAASLLFNYIGAFMYEGDAPLAERRAQALALDTALLAELMGQADLRELLDPDVVAETERELARLDRPLRDAEDLADLLRSHGPLLAQDVSIREGDPGWLADLERARRAIRVRVAGHEQWAAVEDAWRLRDALGVPLPVGVPHEFLEAPLGGGSGAAGRAAAPDPLGDLVARHARTRGPFASGTAAARFGVGVAVVDEALRRLAAAGRVVAGEFRPGGRGEEWCDAGVLRLLRRRSLARLRKEVEPVPPETLAAFLPAWHGIVPQSGAPAGSGQGGSWQGGPGGWQGGTSAGQTGGAQRGPGGQGGGRQGGTGGGQAEGWHAGGRQGGGAQAGGSQSGPGGWQAGGGTGLAEPGAHGGQGHGSARAMDALITAIERLQGAAVPASALESLVLPARVPGYSPALLDELTSSGEVVWVGQGSLPGGDGWVGLYFADTAPLLLPEPSEISMTPLHEQILEILSGGGALFFRELSNRIAAAALGDAVPPLSGPDAASARRARILGRATGAPQPGAIGPTPGVTPANTTPDVTPGNAAAGTVRGDTERGVTPGRATPGGAPASTTPDVRPGNAAADTTPGDTARGVTPGNAAPDDTTLAAALWDLVWAGRITGDTLAPLRSTLGTGRPAHRPPATRRHRAVLPTRSGPPTVSGRWWLLPAPSADGTQRAHAQAEVLLERHGVLTRGGITAERLPGGFSAVYQVLRAFEESGRCRRGYFVEGLGGAQFALPGAVDRMRAMSSTRSSAQSSTRPDPAEDLWSIPAPPPPRRAVVLAATDPANPYGAALPWPDRADDVAHKPGRKAGALVVLVEGTLILYVERGGKTLLSYGPEEDLRPAVQALAVAVKRGALGKLTVERADGTAITDSPLAQALEAAGFHPTPRGLRIRS
- a CDS encoding DUF3046 domain-containing protein, translating into MRLTDFWNRMRRHFGEAYAESWAKDYVISGLGGRTVEQALAEGVAAKRVWQAVCQEVDVDPRLR
- a CDS encoding helix-turn-helix domain-containing protein, which codes for MRAVPGIVALAVIADMPMFELSIACEIFGTDRRELTDPWYELRLCAARPGTTRTQNGFALHTPYDFHTLTTADTVVVPAISADAVLAGDVGRTGGTRNADDTGGAAGITESGLPEALREAHANGARIVSLCTGAFVLAAAGLLDGRRATTHWMYTGILSARHPRVRVDPAVLYVDEGDVLTSAGRTAGIDLCLHLVRTDLGAEVANQVARRMVTPAHRPGGQAQYIEAPVPRSGDDGLAPVLQWALERLHEQLTVAQMAAWASVSARTLVRRFHAATGTTPLRWLHAQRLARARHLLETTDLPIERISRMCGMGTAGNLRHHFVRSVGVTPADYRRTFQSGRAVSTSAPARIPYSSTGP
- a CDS encoding VOC family protein, with protein sequence MEIDYAAIEAERARIRERYLSERRAPSSARGLHHFALISSDVERTIRFYQELLEFPLTEIFENRDYRGSNHFFFDIGNGNLLAFFDLPGLDLEPYKEVLGGLHHIAISVERATWERLRGKLDAAGVPYQVESGASIYFRDPDGARLELLADPLGEMYGSRVM
- a CDS encoding MFS transporter, giving the protein MNNATSTASSPDPSAAASPTTSPTTSPTTSPTTSPASTAAASAGPSARRQASGPAFALTAGVIGLCLAASAVPSPLYRLYAVRWHLPTSTVTLIYATYCLGVLASLLVFGRVSDTWGRRPVVMTGLSGLLVAMGLFGFASGAAWLFAARAVQGLATGIAISASGAALLELRQGRDPATASLANVVASALGVGAGGLLGAVLLQFAPAPLVTPFVVLAVLVAVLLLGMTTVPETVPRVSRSGLRIATPGVPRQIRAPFVVAGLAITCAWSIIGIYLGLAGTLAPALLHTASSLAAGLAILALGGASAVPPLVARALPPAVQIVWGTLALIGGIASMAWSLSADSAVLFVAASVVIGIGVGFAMFGALRTVGAAAPPDGRARVMAAFYIVAYAAISLPAVAAGFVAQRLGAEATFQIFGAGIVAVSVGTLLPALARHRAQHRAQHRA